TCCTTTGATAATGATAACAAAAATCTTAGTCACTCAATTACTTCATTGCCAGTAGGTAATGTCTTTCAATTGAACGCTAGCAACATCCAAGCTTCTTACACATTCGCTTTTTGGGTAATCAATGGCGTTGTCAGAGATGATTTGGCTGCTACGGATTCAATTAGACTTCAAACAAGTATGAACATACAAGCAGTTTTCCACAAAGCTGGAGAATATGCTGTTTTATTTGTGGACTCTAATGGTAAACTAATTTCCACTCAATATGTATTGGAAAACGGATCTGTTACTCCACCAAGTTATGCTGGATTTACAAAACCTGGGTTACAAGTTAATTCGAGTGAACCTTGGAAATCATTGGAAGGCGCAACTACTTTTGATAATATCCAATCCTCAAGAGTATACGTTTTACAATATACCGCAGGAACGCCTGTTTCAGTAACACTTTCAATTACTGGTGGTGTTGCTACACCATCAAATCCAAATAGAAATGATTTAGTTACATTGGTTGCAAGTGATATTCCAAACTTCAAGTATTGGAAAGATGGCAATGGACAAGTTCTTTCTTATCAATCAACATTTGTATTTACAGCAGTCAAAGATGTCACAATTATTGCTGAAACCAGTGATGTTAAAACACCTGAAACATTGGTAACGATGTCATCTGATTTAGCAATTCGTGAAAACTATGAAACTTATGTTGGTCGTTTTGAATTAGAAGCTGGACATGAGCTTGTTGAATGGGGTTTCTTACTATCTGACGAAACATTAGGTTTATTAAGTTTTGAAACACCTAATGTTATTATTGCAAAATCAAATACATACAACCTTGAAACAAATGAGTTCGTAATGAGTTTTTCTGAAGTAACCTTCTCAAGTATTAGAGCATACGTTCTAATTAACAATGGGACATCTGTTGAAGAAATATTAAGTGCTCCAGCAGCAATCACCTCAGATCTAATTATTTCTGAGTACCTAGAAGGAAGTTCAAGCAATAAGGCAATAGAAATATTCAATGGTACTGGTTCATCAATTGATTTAAGCAATTATAGCATCAAACTATACACTAATGGTTCACCAACTGCAGGAACTACACTTGTTTTAAGTGGGACACTCTTAAACGGTGAAACCTATGTAATTTCTAATTCTGGTTCCAATGCAACAATACTTGCCATTGCAGATATAACTAATGGAGTAGCTAATTTTAACGGTGATGATGCAATAGAACTATTAAAAAACGATATCGTAATTGATACTTTTGGTGTTGTTGGAGAGGATCCTGGTACATCTTGGGCTGTTGGATCTGGTGCAACTGCTGAATATACATTAGTTAGAAAGACAAGTGTTACTAGTCCTAATGTAAGTTGGAATGTTAATGAGTGGGAAGTATACCCTCAAGATTCAACTTCGTTCTTAGGTAGTCATTCACTTCAAACAGCAACAGATTCACAAAAAGTAGTTATTGACGCAAATGGATTGAATTTAGTTAGTGAAGTTAAACAAAACACAACTTTATCGTTGCCTTCTTCTGGCGCAAATGGATCCACAATATCTTGGACCTCAGATACTACTGAAGTTATAACAAATGCAGGTGTGGTAACATTACCTTCTGGACAACCAGTCGTAGTTATAATGACTGCAACAGTTTCATTGAATGGTACTGAAAAACAAGTTGCATTTGAAGTTACAGTAGGTTTGACTGATTTAGAAAAAGCTACAGCTGACAGGGATGCAATTTCTCTAACTTTAAATTATACAGAAGCAACTACTATTACCCTTTCTAATAGTGGTCTAAATGGATCAACCATATCATGGGCTAGTGATAACGCATTAATTAATGCATCATCGGGTAGTGTGACTATGCCAGGATCAGGACAGGTTGAAGTTACTCTAACTGCAACTATAGCAAATGGCACTGCCGAGTTAACAAAGGATTTCATAATAACAGTTGGATCAAGTACTCAAACTGAGGAACTATTATTTTCTTATAATTTCTTAGATGGTGGTTCTAGTAATAATAGTGCATATGCAAGTACAAATATAAGTACAAATGTTTCATATGCTGGGGATAATCCAGGAGGAACATCAGGAACAACTGCTTGGGTAGCTAATTATGCAAACTTAAGTTTATCAACAGGTACTAGATTAGGTGGTAAATTGGTATCAGTCGTATCAAATGACAATACTAATTCAGCTAATTTGAAAACTGCTTTTACATATTCAAATATATTAACTAAAGTAGAATTGTTAGGTTTAACCACATTTGGTACTGCAGGAAATGTAGGAAATATTTATTTACAAGTTTCTACAGATGGAGTATCTTGGACAACGGTGAGTACTCAAACATTTGCATCAACTATAACTTTTGGAAGTTTAAATGTATCTTCTGGTAATTATATTAGAGTCTTAGTACAAATTACTGCATCAACCACAATCTCAGGTATTCAATTTACAGGATTAAAGGTATACGGATACCCGATTTAACCCCTACAGACACTACAGCTCCTGTTATAACCATCTCTAATGATGCTGTTTATAACTATACTGTAGGGGATACCTGGAGTACTTCAACTGCACTGTCATGGTGTAGTGCAAACGACAATGTGGATGGTGCAGTCTTCTGTGAACTCAATGATACACAAGTCGACACCTCACAAGCGGGAACATATACAATTACATACACAGCAGAAGATAGTAGTAACAACTTAGCTACACTCCAGAAAACCATTACTGTTTCAGCAGAATCTAGCAGCGGTTTAACCTTAACTGGATATTATTCATCTGCTAACGGATTAACAGACAGTGCTTTGATTCAACAATTAAGAAGTATATTGAATAGCACCTATGCCGGTAAAAACTATGATTATGCCGGTAGTGGTGAAGCTTTATGGGATACCGATGAAGACCCAAATAACCCAAATAATCTCATTGAGTTCTATACAGGACAATCAAGAGCTGGGGCTTGGGATGCAGGTGTTACCTATAATCGTGAACACATATTTCCCCAATCCTTATTGGGTGTCAGTGCAAGTGGCGTGAATGCTGCTTCAGATTTACACAATCTTAAGCCCGCAGACGCTTCCATTAACTCTTCAAGAGGAAATAAGTTTTATGATTTGGTAACAAACTCAAATTCTTATTATCCCGAAAGAACCGAAATCCATGGCGATATCGCGAGAATGTTATTCTATATGGTGATTATGTATGACGAATACACATTGGTTAGTACAGTTCCAGTAGTCTATCAAATGGCGAATTTAACGACACTTTTGCAGTGGCACTTAGCTGACCCAGTGGATGCGTTTGAAATGAGAAGAAATGACCGTATTCAATACCATCAAGGAAACCGTAACCCATTCATCGATTACCCAGAGCTGATCAATTATATGAATATTGGTTCAGCTTAATTCACCAATCATTAAATAAAATTTAAGAGGCACATTCCAAATCGGATTGTGCCTTCTTATTTAGTTATGATATGATTGTTATCAAAGGAGTGATTTATATTAGAAAACTCTTATTAATCATCCCCCTATTATTAATTATATTGGTGGGATGTACAACTTCATCCGATTTAGAACCGCCATCTGACTTTAGATTTGATGATGGATTTTTATATTGGACTGAGGTTAAAGGTGCTGAACATTACGTCATTGAAATCAATGGCTCCAATAAGTTAGCCTATAATAATAAACTAGATTTGAAGGATTACAATACCGGCAATTACACTGCCCGTATCGCAACCTTCTCTAAAGGGAAACTTTCCCCATTTACCAACCTCATTCAATTTAAACTCATTCAAGATGAAGAACTATCCAATTTAACCATCACAGATACCGAGATTTCATGGGATGCAATGGAAGGTTTAACCTATCAAATATCGATAAAAAATGTCGAGACGAACGAAACATCAGTTCAAAATCTCTTACAAAACATGTATAACTATGAAAGCTTAGAAGATGGTCTATACGACATTGAAATCAAAGTATTGTTAGATGAAATTGTCGTCACTTCCAAATCTATACGCTTTGAAATTGGTACCTTTGACTATGTAAGTGAAGCTGGTATGGTCTTAGACATTGAAACACCAGATACCTTATTCGCGGGCGAAATTCCATTGGTTTTAGATGAAGACTACACAGTGGATGAATTTGGACTCATCATCGATTCTGAAAAGATCGATGCGTTGACGAATCACTTTGTTTTAACAACTACGAAAGACGATATTACTGTATATCGATTTGTGAAATTGGTTGTTATCGCTATTCCTGAAATAATCTCCTCTGGTTCTGTGAATTATGAGGGTGTGGACTTGGTATTTACCTTTAATTTAAAAGGGGGTTCTTTCCAAGGTTTAGGCGGTAATGATATTTCATTTGATGACTATACGTTCTCAAATGATACCTTAACCATTCACGCTTCATACATTGATGAAATCATCGAAGCGGATGCGAATAGAACCATGCTCATCCTAACGTATGTCCTACAAAATGACCCACATGTGGTCATTGGATATTTATTTATCACACTACCTTAATCAGTCCTTTTTCGGGCTGATTTTTCTTTTATATACCATTTATGACAAAAAAGTAATCAATTTAGTCTATTATTTCTTCATAATAGGTATAATATAGTTATAAGGTGGCGCTCTCATGGAAAAAGAAAAAGAGATGAAAACTAAATTAACACCCTATGAACAAGCCTTCAAAGCGAATCCATT
This genomic window from Paracholeplasma manati contains:
- a CDS encoding immunoglobulin-like domain-containing protein, with protein sequence MRKLFILLSFVVLFAISGTVVAAARPANVNVTITSSFDNDNKNLSHSITSLPVGNVFQLNASNIQASYTFAFWVINGVVRDDLAATDSIRLQTSMNIQAVFHKAGEYAVLFVDSNGKLISTQYVLENGSVTPPSYAGFTKPGLQVNSSEPWKSLEGATTFDNIQSSRVYVLQYTAGTPVSVTLSITGGVATPSNPNRNDLVTLVASDIPNFKYWKDGNGQVLSYQSTFVFTAVKDVTIIAETSDVKTPETLVTMSSDLAIRENYETYVGRFELEAGHELVEWGFLLSDETLGLLSFETPNVIIAKSNTYNLETNEFVMSFSEVTFSSIRAYVLINNGTSVEEILSAPAAITSDLIISEYLEGSSSNKAIEIFNGTGSSIDLSNYSIKLYTNGSPTAGTTLVLSGTLLNGETYVISNSGSNATILAIADITNGVANFNGDDAIELLKNDIVIDTFGVVGEDPGTSWAVGSGATAEYTLVRKTSVTSPNVSWNVNEWEVYPQDSTSFLGSHSLQTATDSQKVVIDANGLNLVSEVKQNTTLSLPSSGANGSTISWTSDTTEVITNAGVVTLPSGQPVVVIMTATVSLNGTEKQVAFEVTVGLTDLEKATADRDAISLTLNYTEATTITLSNSGLNGSTISWASDNALINASSGSVTMPGSGQVEVTLTATIANGTAELTKDFIITVGSSTQTEELLFSYNFLDGGSSNNSAYASTNISTNVSYAGDNPGGTSGTTAWVANYANLSLSTGTRLGGKLVSVVSNDNTNSANLKTAFTYSNILTKVELLGLTTFGTAGNVGNIYLQVSTDGVSWTTVSTQTFASTITFGSLNVSSGNYIRVLVQITASTTISGIQFTGLKVYGYPI
- a CDS encoding endonuclease, coding for MSNDAVYNYTVGDTWSTSTALSWCSANDNVDGAVFCELNDTQVDTSQAGTYTITYTAEDSSNNLATLQKTITVSAESSSGLTLTGYYSSANGLTDSALIQQLRSILNSTYAGKNYDYAGSGEALWDTDEDPNNPNNLIEFYTGQSRAGAWDAGVTYNREHIFPQSLLGVSASGVNAASDLHNLKPADASINSSRGNKFYDLVTNSNSYYPERTEIHGDIARMLFYMVIMYDEYTLVSTVPVVYQMANLTTLLQWHLADPVDAFEMRRNDRIQYHQGNRNPFIDYPELINYMNIGSA